The following coding sequences lie in one Montipora foliosa isolate CH-2021 chromosome 11, ASM3666993v2, whole genome shotgun sequence genomic window:
- the LOC137974905 gene encoding small ribosomal subunit protein uS10-like: MAHYKEKGAAPEEEAPIHRIRITLTSRNVKSLEKVCADLIKGAKEKKLKVKGPVRMPTKRLQITTRKTPCGEGSKTWDRFEMRIHKRLIDLHSPSEIVKQITSISIEPGVEVEVTIADV; encoded by the exons ATG GCTCACTACAAGGAAAAAGGCGCTGCTCCAGAAGAAGAGGCTCCTATCCACAGGATCCGTATCACACTCACAAGTCGCAATGTCAAAAGCTTAGAGAAGG TGTGTGCTGATCTTATTAAAGGAGCGAAGGAAAAGAAGCTGAAAGTAAAGGGTCCTGTAAGAATGCCAACAAAGCGCTTGCAAATTACCACCAGAAAGACACCCTGTGGTGAAGGTTCAAAAACCTGGGATAGGTTTGAGATGAGGATCCACAAGAGGCTGATTGATCTCCACAGTCCATCAGAGATTGTTAAGCAGATT ACATCCATCAGTATTGAGCCTGGAGTTGAAGTTGAAGTGACAATTGCTGACGTTTAA